One genomic window of Nakamurella panacisegetis includes the following:
- a CDS encoding glycoside hydrolase family 130 protein: MKISHEVPYTLTRAGTVMIPDPADPNEAEGVLNPASGRGPDGTLYLLPRLVADGNVSRVGLATVTVVDGRPVGVERQGVVLEPDAGWERSPLHAGVEDPRITFLPGLGRFVMTYVAYGPLGPRPALATSTDLHTWERLGPLHFGYQEDLDMDLNLVPNKDVVFFPEPVPGPDGALCFAALHRPMWDLDWIVPGAGNHLPAGLADDRPGIWISYVPVADALHDVAALTRLGGHKLVALPEFPFEDLKIGAGPPPIRVPEGWLLIHHGVSGTIVPGVDQQKGAHYSAGAMILSANDPSTVLARTAVPLLEPTTEAERSGIVPNVVFPTAIEMIGDQRYVFYGMADSRIGVATLERVGASE; the protein is encoded by the coding sequence ATGAAGATCAGTCATGAGGTGCCCTACACCCTCACGCGGGCCGGGACGGTCATGATCCCCGATCCCGCGGACCCCAACGAGGCCGAGGGTGTGCTCAATCCGGCCAGTGGTCGCGGTCCCGACGGGACCCTGTACCTGTTGCCCCGGCTGGTCGCGGACGGCAACGTCTCGCGGGTCGGCCTGGCCACCGTCACGGTGGTCGACGGCCGGCCGGTCGGCGTGGAGCGTCAGGGTGTTGTGCTCGAGCCCGACGCCGGGTGGGAGCGCAGCCCGCTGCACGCCGGGGTCGAGGACCCGAGAATCACCTTCCTGCCCGGTCTGGGCCGGTTCGTGATGACTTATGTCGCCTACGGCCCGCTCGGCCCGCGGCCCGCGTTGGCCACCTCGACCGACCTGCACACGTGGGAGCGACTGGGCCCGCTGCACTTCGGGTACCAGGAGGACCTGGACATGGACCTGAACCTGGTGCCCAACAAGGACGTGGTGTTCTTCCCGGAGCCGGTTCCCGGCCCGGACGGAGCCCTGTGCTTCGCCGCGCTGCACCGCCCGATGTGGGACCTGGACTGGATCGTCCCCGGAGCCGGCAACCACCTGCCGGCCGGGCTCGCCGATGACCGTCCCGGTATCTGGATCTCCTACGTTCCGGTGGCCGACGCCCTGCACGACGTGGCCGCGCTGACCCGGCTGGGCGGGCACAAGTTGGTGGCCCTGCCCGAATTCCCGTTCGAGGACCTGAAGATCGGGGCCGGCCCGCCGCCGATCCGGGTACCCGAGGGCTGGTTGCTGATCCACCACGGGGTGTCCGGCACCATCGTGCCCGGCGTGGACCAGCAGAAGGGCGCGCACTACTCGGCCGGGGCGATGATCCTGTCGGCCAACGACCCGTCGACGGTGCTGGCCCGCACCGCGGTGCCATTGCTTGAACCGACCACCGAGGCGGAGAGGAGCGGCATCGTGCCGAATGTCGTGTTCCCAACGGCGATCGAGATGATCGGCGACCAGCGGTACGTGTTCTACGGCATGGCCGATTCCCGCATCGGCGTCGCCACCCTCGAACGCGTCGGGGCGAGCGAATGA
- a CDS encoding carbohydrate ABC transporter permease, which translates to MLVLLIGAVAFLFPFYYMIVGSLQKSPNTSVAGAFPNPSNLTFNNFAQINASINLWRSLVNSGIFTGGVLLCTMVFGVMTGYALAMLHFRGRGLVFGAMLLMQMVPFQLLMIPLYVLIARTYGLADNYLGMILPYAINSTAVFIFRQYFLQLPTELFDAARIDGANEIRILRSIALPLVRPAMLTAVLLTFIGPWNEFLWPFLITKKQSMQPLAVSLANYISTVASSAANPFGAILAGAVVLAVPAVALFIAFQRKFISTDLGSGVKG; encoded by the coding sequence ATGCTCGTCCTGCTCATCGGGGCGGTCGCGTTCCTGTTCCCGTTCTACTACATGATCGTCGGTTCCCTGCAGAAGTCGCCCAACACCTCGGTGGCCGGCGCATTTCCCAATCCGTCCAACCTCACGTTCAACAACTTCGCCCAGATCAACGCCTCGATCAACCTGTGGCGCTCGCTGGTCAACTCGGGGATCTTCACCGGGGGAGTGCTGTTGTGCACCATGGTGTTCGGGGTGATGACCGGGTACGCCCTGGCCATGTTGCACTTCCGCGGGCGCGGACTCGTGTTCGGTGCCATGCTGCTCATGCAGATGGTGCCGTTCCAGCTGTTGATGATCCCGTTGTACGTCCTCATCGCCCGCACCTACGGCCTGGCCGACAACTATCTCGGGATGATCCTGCCGTACGCCATCAACTCCACCGCGGTCTTCATCTTCCGCCAGTACTTCCTGCAGTTGCCCACCGAACTGTTCGATGCGGCCCGGATCGACGGGGCGAACGAGATCAGGATCCTGCGGTCGATCGCTCTGCCCCTGGTCCGCCCGGCCATGCTGACGGCCGTGCTGCTGACCTTCATCGGCCCGTGGAACGAGTTCCTGTGGCCGTTCCTGATCACCAAGAAGCAGTCCATGCAGCCGTTGGCTGTCTCGCTGGCCAACTACATCTCCACCGTCGCCTCCAGTGCGGCCAACCCGTTCGGCGCCATCCTGGCCGGCGCGGTGGTGCTGGCCGTGCCGGCCGTTGCCCTGTTCATTGCATTCCAACGCAAATTCATCTCCACCGATCTCGGATCCGGTGTGAAGGGATAA
- a CDS encoding carbohydrate ABC transporter permease translates to MTLPSLDRPAQPGRQSPKVEQRSEKARHDRLVAKIFGRQPIGIALTAPYAIFIGAIFAFPLGFAVYMSFHKYYFTAPGVSVPHPFVGFANYKTALTDPDVLQSFAHVGVFLIINVPLTVVLSLGLAAALNQAIRGRTFFRVSYYVPYVTASVAVVGVWLFLFNSDGLVNKVLGPLAPSPSWLVNSFWAMPTIAIFVTWKQLGFFILLYLAALQNVPKELYESAATDGAGKWKSFTSVTIPGVRPATGLVILLAIVTGANLFTEPYLLTSGGGPDKASTSPVLLMYQKGIEQGNPDVASAIGIVLVILVLAIALIGRRLTEGDNR, encoded by the coding sequence ATGACACTGCCTTCCTTGGATCGACCGGCCCAGCCCGGACGACAGAGTCCGAAGGTCGAGCAGCGGAGCGAGAAGGCTCGTCACGATCGGTTGGTGGCCAAGATATTTGGCCGCCAGCCGATCGGGATCGCCTTGACCGCGCCGTATGCGATCTTCATCGGGGCGATCTTCGCGTTCCCCCTGGGGTTCGCCGTGTACATGTCGTTCCACAAGTACTACTTCACCGCCCCCGGGGTGAGCGTCCCTCACCCCTTCGTCGGGTTCGCCAACTACAAGACCGCACTGACCGACCCGGACGTTCTGCAGTCGTTCGCGCACGTCGGTGTGTTCCTGATCATCAACGTGCCCCTGACCGTCGTCCTTTCACTCGGACTGGCGGCCGCCTTGAACCAGGCCATTCGGGGGCGGACGTTCTTCCGGGTCTCGTACTACGTCCCGTACGTGACCGCGAGCGTGGCGGTGGTCGGTGTGTGGCTGTTCCTGTTCAACTCCGACGGACTCGTCAACAAGGTCCTCGGGCCGTTGGCGCCCAGTCCGTCCTGGTTGGTCAACTCGTTCTGGGCCATGCCGACGATCGCCATCTTCGTGACCTGGAAGCAGTTGGGCTTCTTCATCCTGCTGTACCTGGCGGCGCTGCAGAACGTGCCCAAGGAGCTGTACGAATCGGCGGCCACCGACGGCGCCGGGAAATGGAAGTCGTTCACGTCGGTGACGATTCCCGGAGTGCGGCCGGCCACCGGCCTGGTCATCCTGCTCGCCATCGTCACCGGAGCCAACCTGTTCACCGAGCCCTACCTGCTGACCTCGGGCGGTGGCCCCGACAAGGCGTCCACGTCGCCGGTGTTGCTCATGTACCAGAAGGGCATCGAGCAGGGCAATCCCGACGTCGCGTCGGCGATCGGGATCGTGCTGGTCATTCTCGTCCTGGCGATCGCCCTGATCGGACGTCGACTCACCGAAGGAGACAACCGATGA